In the genome of Dermacentor silvarum isolate Dsil-2018 chromosome 1, BIME_Dsil_1.4, whole genome shotgun sequence, one region contains:
- the LOC125942341 gene encoding uncharacterized protein LOC125942341, with amino-acid sequence MQLLCNGSLKHCIDHPGKPNRKLFLAFDQCHLIKNVRSQFLSRDIGKGGEIAANHLKSLYRMQQGSLVKPVRFLTRKHVFPTNMEKMNVQRAVQVFSPPVTAAMKLLQEQVGHTCDASFAGVGPTVQFMDTVHRWFVLMDVSNCTQHIHQKNAGCKQFESAGDERLIWLETSFLDYLADLKSQCLAKNFLTKETYEGLVITTRSNVECIRYLLEEMSFHFVLTRKMLSDPIESFFGWLRKSAGSNDQTDVHAVLTGIGKTLKTGIASASSTSNIMAAEESDCLSTLPQQKNTREQTSEEFPADARRELIERLNRDKSLLPAPDVAALAMVGGYLARAVRENFECVECYALLTKPNASTPSDSLIKHQDRGGLLYPSAQLLDVLYALQKFVEVLLARRRRMDHPLKEAVNNATEILREHKALMCSKPGHQENLLKLLLTKFFRPIFTNFALKATDEQDVAKVFAIKPLSRKTLKL; translated from the coding sequence atgcaacttctgtgcaacggaagcctcaagcattgcattgaccacccaggcaaaccgaatcgaaagctctttcttgcattcgatcagtgccacctgatcaaaaacgtgcgatcacagtttttgtcccgtgacatcggaaaaggcggcgaaatagcagcgaaccacttgaagagcctctacagaatgcagcaaggcagccttgtaaagccagtacgatttttgacgagaaagcacgtattccctacgaatatggaaaaaatgaacgtgcagagagcagtgcaagttttttctcctcccgtgacagctgcaatgaagctcttgcaagagcaggtgggccacacgtgcgacgcaagcttcgcgggtgtcggaccgacggtgcaatttatggacaccgtgcaccgctggttcgtgctcatggacgtgagtaattgtacccagcacatacatcagaagaatgcgggctgcaagcagtttgaatctgcaggcgatgaacggctaatctggctggagacaagcttcctcgactacctggctgatctcaaaagtcagtgcctggcaaagaactttctaaccaaagagacttatgagggtcttgtgatcacaactcgttcgaacgttgagtgcattagatatcttcttgaagagatgtcttttcacttcgttttgacgaggaaaatgttatcggacccaatcgagtcgttctttggctggctgaggaaatcagcaggatcaaatgaccaaacggacgtccacgccgtgctcacaggcattgggaaaaccctcaagaccggtatcgcatcggcgtcgagtacaagcaacataatggcagcagaagagagtgattgcttgtcaacgctgccgcaacagaaaaacacaagggagCAAACCAGCGAGGAATTCCCTGCAGATGCACGTAGAGAGCTCATAGAGCGACTAAACCGAGATAAGTCTCTACTTCCCGCTCCAGATGTGGCCGCATTGGCTATGGTTGGTGGCTACCTCGCAAGAGCCGtacgagaaaacttcgaatgtgtGGAGTGCTACGCGCTCTTAACAAAGCCAAACGCATCGACACCATCGGACTCGCTCATTAAACACCAAGACCGCGGTGGACTTCTTTACCCGTCCGCACAACTTCTAGATGTTCTCTACGCACTACAGAAGTTCGTCGAAGTTCTTCTAGCAAGAAGAAGGCGTATGGATCACCCTCTAAAggaggctgtgaacaatgctaccgaaatcctccgcgagcacaaagctttgatgtgttcgaagccagggcaccaagagaatttgctcaaattgttgcttacgaagttctttcgcccaatattcaccaatttcgctctgaaagcgacagacgaacaagacgtcgccaaagtgttcgcaataaagccgctgtcacgaaagaccctgaaactgtga